In Gopherus evgoodei ecotype Sinaloan lineage unplaced genomic scaffold, rGopEvg1_v1.p scaffold_160_arrow_ctg1, whole genome shotgun sequence, a single window of DNA contains:
- the LOC115639957 gene encoding olfactory receptor 6N1-like codes for MADKDWGNQTAITEFIILGFGGLPDLQILLFLMFQVIYMATVAGNTLIMVFIVADQHLHTPMYLFLGNLSCLETCYTSTILPRLLASLLTGDRTISVSGCFTQQYFFGSLACAECYLLAAMSYDRYLAICKPLHYSTLMNSRVCLQLAAGSWLNGCLATAIFVLFLSQLIFCGPNEIDHFYCDVIPLMELSCSDTHLVILLAFIIASIFTLPPFLLTLTSYVCIIATILRIPSTTGKQKAFSTCSSHLIVVTIFYASIMIVYLLPKHGILRDLNKVISLCYTVLTPLVNPLIYSLRNREVKEALFKTVSKYVAFTKTCGDS; via the coding sequence ATGGCAGACAAAGACTGGGGAAACCAAACggccatcacagaattcatcatTCTGGGATTCGGGGGTCTCCCTGACCTgcaaattcttctcttcctgatGTTCCAAGTGATCTACATGGCAACTGTGGCTGGGAACACCCTCATAATGGTGTTCATTGTGGCTGaccagcaccttcacacccccatgtacttatTCCTGGGCAACTTGTCCTgcctggagacctgctacacctcaaccatcctgcccaggttgctggccagtctcctgactggggacagaaccatcTCAGTCAGTGGCTGCTTCACACAACAGTATTTCTTTGGTTCTCTGGCATGTGCAGAATGCTATCTCCTAGCAGCGATGTCTTATGATCGATATTTAGCGATATGTAAACCCCTGCACTATTCAACTCTTATGAATAGCAGGGTTTGCCTCCAGTTGGCTGCTGGGTCATGGTTAAATGGTTGTTTGGCTACTGCCATCTTTGTCTTATTTCTATCACAGTTAATATTCTGTGGCccaaatgaaattgaccatttctattGTGATGTCATCCCACTGATggaactctcctgcagtgacactcACCTGGTCATATTGCTGGCTTTCATAATAGCCTCCATATTCACCCTGCCTCCATTCCTACTAACCTTGACATCCTATGTGTGCATCATCGCCACCATcttgagaatcccttccaccactggaaaacaaaaggccttttccacctgctcctctcacctcattgtggtgacaattttctatgcaTCCATAATGATTGTGTACCTGCTACCGAAACATGGTATACTCAGAGACCTGAACAAAGTGATCTCTCTCTGCTACACGGTCCTGACTCCCCTGgtaaaccccctcatctacagcctgagaaacagagaggtcaaggaagcTTTGTTCAAAACAGTCAGTAAATATGTGGCTTTCACCAAAACATGCGGAGACTCTTAG